One window of the Podospora pseudocomata strain CBS 415.72m chromosome 7, whole genome shotgun sequence genome contains the following:
- the NUP82 gene encoding Nucleoporin nup82 (COG:U; EggNog:ENOG503Q4MS) yields the protein MPRVKSFAPSWLNEPSPGHKLFEPSSDETKTSSLAYNKKPKPGPRRAIAHRGTEVFVAVGKQIRWGDLVDLKESWETKQARTGGVRFKKEPNDFEVYDEEAANGNSGPEGYRIIKTPVAEDIRQLVMSPNNDFLAVLTSHTVHICILPDSTHLNARDSTPFKPKFYTLGPTTHVTSRSAVVSAIWHPLGVNGTALVTVTEDAVVRIWELSATDRWSFDAATLAVDLKRLADGTCVDQDFSASVSATNKAFSPDSFDMEVAAACFPARNSGGWSPMTLWIAMTGGDVYALCPLLPKRWAPPPTLIPSLSVSIVSRVATTEDSPDATYEDRLLAQQQLQWMSDLDNQEPKVVEAPGGNGEVEVYSRPARPGIVPKLQGPFDFDLNPEDEQDDEVELKDIYVVGEKPNMSDLMMGEDEELLMDEEGENGLSLSVVCLLSTSGQVKICLAAEGVEAEWLPSKVKSKLRPSSATPRTQSLLTFQTFDTVKPAELTPDSWPMFSEDATSKYSFYVTNPAGITLVNLEPWVSRLESELSGESEAGADFRIDVLVQSHSSERERVFTQPRGLNVLSAPVVIRDQDIGHLLLSSTHNQPIAIFFDTPELELVHVARDSPIVHEQLEIPEPEVVWHPRPVFHPSDVLVSNKNAVSAWVDLLKTGRRRPLLQQEIRLSMATLEVFTEGHKVASNEVFEIQNAVAELFRKCEALQFELRDQLIKAGEVKKRIDTITGDDLGEEDDDPISINELTRSRIDQAQRRQEELASRMERIKKKLGRAATRDLSDKEKAWVEEVKGFENSIFGSEVDTSPIDSKTRQPWKRFEEIKELSDSLLAQAERLQRKQGEASEDGPASPAPSVRIPADIRKAKMAQVMSLLDRESMMVDAVKDRLERLTVG from the exons ATGCCCAGAGTCAAAAGCTTCGCGCCCAGTTGGCTGAATGAGCCCAGCCCAGGCCATAAGCTCTTTGAGCCCTCCAGCGACGAAACGAAAACCTCTTCTTTGGCATATAACAAGAAACCGAAGCCAGGCCCCCGGAGAGCTATTGCGCATCGAGGAACTGAAGTTTTTGTGGCTGTGGGGAAGCAGATAAGATGGGGAGATTTGGTCGACCTGAAGGAATCTTGGGAGACCAAGCAGGCGCGTACGGGTGGTGTTCGCTTCAAGAAGGAACCAAACGACTTTGAGGTCTACgatgaggaggctgccaaCGGAAATTCTGGTCCAGAGGGGTACAGG ATCATCAAAACACCCGTTGCCGAAGACATTCGCCAGCTGGTCATGTCCCCAAACAACGACTTTCTCGCCGTCTTGACGTCTCACACTGTTCACATTTGCATTCTTCCCGACTCGACCCACCTCAATGCCCGCGATTCGACTCCTTTCAAGCCCAAGTTTTATACGCTCGGGCCTACTACTCACGTCACTTCTCGATCGGCCGTCGTCTCGGCAATCTGGCATCCGTTGGGTGTTAATGGCACAGCGCTGGTCACTGTTACCGAGGATGCTGTCGTGCGGATCTGGGAGTTGTCAGCCACTGACCGCTGGAGCTTTGACGCCGCCACCTTGGCTGTCGACCTCAAAAGGCTGGCAGATGGAACCTGTGTGGATCAGGACTTTAGTGCCTCTGTATCAGCGACGAACAAGGCGTTCTCGCCTGATTCTTTTGACATGGAAGTCGCGGCAGCATGCTTCCCAGCTAGAAACTCCGGTGGCTGGTCGCCAATGACTCTGTGGATTGCTATGACGGGAGGCGACGTGTACGCCCTGtgccctcttcttcccaagCGTTGGGCTCCGCCTCCAACACTTATTCCTTCCCTGTCAGTATCGATTGTCTCCAGAGTCGCGACTACGGAGGATAGCCCAGATGCCACATATGAGGATCGTCTTTtggcccagcagcagctgcagTGGATGTCTGATCTGGACAATCAAGAGCCAAAGGTTGTGGAAGCTCCCGGTGGAAatggcgaggtggaagttTACAGCCGGCCAGCTCGTCCGGGAATTGTTCCAAAATTACAGGGACCTTTCGACTTTGACCTAAACCCCGAGGACGAGCAGGACGATGAGGTTGAACTAAAAGACATCTACGTCGTTGGAGAGAAGCCAAATATGTCGGATCTGATGAtgggagaagatgaggagctgctcatggatgaagagggggagaatgGGCTGTCCCTCTCCGTCGTTTGTCTGCTGTCTACCAGTGGCCAGGTCAAAATCTGCCTGGCAGCCGAAGGGGTGGAAGCTGAGTGGTTGCCCTCAAAAGTTAAGAGCAAGCTGAGGCCATCTTCTGCGACCCCCAGAACACAAAGCCTGCTCACTTTTCAGACATTCGACACTGTCAAGCCCGCAGAACTTACGCCCGACAGTTGGCCCATGTTTAGCGAGGATGCCACTTCCAAGTATTCCTTTTACGTGACCAACCCTGCCGGCATCACTCTTGTCAACCTGGAACCTTGGGTTTCACGCCTCGAAAGTGAGCTCTCGGGCGAGTCGGAAGCTGGCGCAGATTTTCGCATTGATGTGTTGGTTCAGAGTCATAGCTCAGAGCGGGAGCGAGTGTTTACTCAGCCTCGAGGGCTTAATGTGCTTTCAGCGCCCGTTGTTATTCGCGACCAAGACATTGGTCACCTTCTGCTCTCATCCACTCATAATCAGCCCATCGCCATCTTTTTCGACACGCCAGAGCTTGAGCTCGTGCATGTTGCAAGAGACTCGCCGATTGTCCATGAGCAATTGGAAATTCCTGAGCCAGAAGTGGTGTGGCACCCCCGGCCTGTTTTCCATCCCTCGGATGTGCTGGTTAGCAACAAAAACGCCGTGTCGGCGTGGGTTGATCTTCTCAAGACGGGTCGGAGAAGACCGTTGCTTCAGCAGGAGATCAGGTTGTCCATGGCGACGCTTGAAGTGTTCACGGAGGGTCACAAGGTAGCTAGCAACGAGGTATTTGAGATCCAGAACGCGGTAGCGGAACTGTTCAGGAAGTGCGAAGCGCTTCAGTTTGAACTCAGAGACCAGCTGATCAAGGCAGGGGAGGTCAAGAAGAGAATTGATACGATCACGGGCGATGACCTaggagaggaagacgacgatcCTATTTCGATCAACGAGCTCACCAGGTCACGCATTGATCAAGCGCAGAGACGCCAGGAGGAATTGGCCAGCAGGATGGAAaggatcaagaagaagctcggccGCGCCGCGACTCGCGACCTGagcgacaaggagaaggcttgggtggaggaggtgaagggcTTTGAGAATAGCATCTTTGGATCCGAAGTCGATACCTCGCCCATTGACTCCAAGACCAGACAGCCCTGGAAGCGGTTCGAAGAGATTAAGGAGCTCAGCGACTCGCTTCTGGCGCAGGCCGAGCGGCTGCAACGGAAACAGGGAGAGGCGTCTGAAGACGGGCCCGCCTCGCCGGCGCCTAGCGTGAGGATCCCGGCGGATATCCGCAAGGCGAAGATGGCACAAGTCATGAGCTTATTGGATAGGGAGTCGATGATGGTAGATGCCGTGAAGGATCGGCTTGAGAGATTGACGGTTGGGTGA
- a CDS encoding hypothetical protein (EggNog:ENOG503PGTT): MLVPSYYFDSAQKTPTRHHLSSSMAPMAPPPAIDLRSQVIENCKFFSRQDADISLVTALEPLGKFKALVLRAEQGEREVLMSELAPSLQEAIHGLHVKSATAVQNYISTNGYVFAASLKKKRSLKPSSDDSEDGSDSDTASVSSTVTVDQSPSTTYEEESFSDNETVSVTSTGLLKKRARGKPARIPNPYTQAPPKSQPARRSRSRSRSPARSRSRSRSSDESSENELDSDVPTVVPLVNRRPPFFNGNGFSQRVRCVPPRGFQPMMAPPPPPPPPGPPNPQAGPPLGWVMGHPHSYITPPPPAVPTTKLNAPPRPNGTNSTPHRPSGPPQHDILLHIHWRHHGEQRTLEQAPLSVRSLQDTAIAYVRRSPASFSNVTTADKSPARLWHLRATVVSVQVDGENYDLSNYPGDDLTRFISALGPKGVVRFEVEVVSMGGEGNQGQQQGQGQGGNLPGIRAVMGGGKNGNGNGGMNMCSWPMPMGMGMPMPMPGGMPVMHMGAAAQPPPPPPPPPPPPPSAGTGQREE, from the exons ATGCTAGTACCCTCTTATTACTTTGACTCTGCCCAGAAAacacctacccggcaccaTCTCAGCTCGAGCATGGCTCCCATggctcctccgccagcaaTTGACTTGCGTTCTCAGGTTATTG AAAACTGCAAGTTCTTCAGTCGTCAGGATGCGGACATCTCGTTGGTCACGGCACTGGAACCTCTGGGCAAGTTCAAGGCCCTGGTTCTGAGAGCCGAGCAGGGCGAGCGGGAGGTCCTCATGTCCGAACTCGCACCTTCTCTCCAAGAGGCTATCCACGGCCTTCACGTCAAGTCTGCCACGGCTGTGCAGAACTACATATCTACCAATGGATACGTCTTTGCCGCCAgcctcaagaagaagcggagCCTCAAGCCCTCGAGTGACGACAGCGAGGACGGAAGCGACAGCGACACTGCCTCTGTTTCTTCGACTGTGACGGTTGACCagtccccttccaccacctacGAGGAGGAGTCCTTCTCAGACAACGAGACCGTCTCCGTCACCTCGACTGGTCTGCTCAAGAAGCGCGCCAGGGGTAAACCAGCCAGGATTCCCAACCCATACACCCAAgcaccccccaaatcccaaccCGCCCGCCGCTCTCGCTCCCGTTCCCGGTCCCCCGCCCGATCTCGCTCCCGCTCAAGGTCATCTGATGAATCCTCCGAAAACGAGCTCGACTCGGACGTGCCAACGGTTGTCCCCCTCGTCAACCGCCGCCCCCCTTTCTTTAACGGCAATGGGTTCTCCCAACGTGTGCGCTGCGTCCCGCCGCGCGGGTTCCAACCCATGAtggctcctccccctccccctccccccccaggaccacccaacccccaagcaGGGCCGCCGTTGGGCTGGGTGATGGGACACCCCCATTCTTACatcacaccacccccccctgCGGTCCCTACCACCAAACTTAAcgcccctccccgccccaaTGGTACCAATTCCACACCTCATCGACCTAGCGGTCCGCCCCAGCACGACATCCTCCTGCACATCCACTGGCGCCACCACGGCGAGCAACGCACCCTCGAGCAAGCCCCCCTCTCCGTTCGTTCGCTCCAGGACACAGCCATCGCCTACGTCAGACGCTCTCCGGCGTCGTTCTCCAACGTGACAACGGCGGATAAATCCCCTGCTCGCCTCTGGCATTTACGGGCAACGGTTGTCAGCGTCcaggttgatggggagaaCTACGATTTGAGCAACTACCCCGGGGATGACCTGACACGGTTTATCTCTGCGTTGGGgccgaagggggtggtgaggttcgaggttgaggttgtgtcgatggggggtgagggtAACCAGGGACAAcagcaggggcaggggcaggggggcAATTTGCCCGGGATTAGGGCTGTGATGGGGGGTGGTaagaatgggaatgggaacgGGGGGATGAATATGTGTTCTTGGCCTATgccgatggggatggggatgccgatgccgatgccggGAGGGATGCCGGTGATGCATAtgggtgctgctgctcagccgcctcctccccctcctccccctccgccgccgccgccgagtgCGGGGACtgggcagagggaggagtaG
- the TRS20 gene encoding TRAPP subunit (EggNog:ENOG503P2JW; COG:U; BUSCO:EOG09265GGX), with amino-acid sequence MSYYFAILSPLDTPLFEHEFGTSKSGGDGHPRFTDQARHLNQFILHSSLDIVEELQWTQPGLYLKVIDKFFQNYISAFVTASNVKFLLLHQPTTSVPAANGEANTAQAAASSRVNSTSVGANPTSPQTEEAIKNFMGEVYENYVKAVMSPFYKAPNMEIRSPVFRQRVAAAGRKYL; translated from the coding sequence ATGTCCTACTActtcgccatcctctcccccctcgacACCCCCCTCTTCGAACACGAATTCGGCACCTCCAAATCCGGCGGCGATGGCCACCCCCGCTTCACTGACCAAGCCCGCCACCTCAACCAGTTCATCCtccactcctccctcgacaTCGTCGAGGAGCTCCAGTGGACCCAGCCAGGCCTGTACCTAAAAGTAATCGACAAGTTCTTCCAAAACTACATCTCCGCCTTCGTCACCGCCTCCAACGTCAAATTTCTGCTACTTCACCAGCCCACCACTTCTGTCCCCGCCGCCAACGGAGAGGCCAACACGGCGCAGGCGGCCGCCTCGTCGAGGGTGAACTCTACTTCTGTCGGGGCGAATCCTACGTCTCCCCAGAcggaggaggccatcaagaaTTTTATGGGGGAGGTGTACGAAAATTATGTAAAGGCGGTCATGAGCCCGTTTTACAAGGCGCCGAATATGGAGATTAGGAGTCCGGTTTTTAGGCAGAGGGttgcggcggcggggaggaagtaTCTTTAG
- the CDC27 gene encoding anaphase-promoting complex subunit cdc27 (COG:D; EggNog:ENOG503NW4C) → MAPNSATVAALLRQTVHYHLDNFAYDSAIFFAERLQAYDPRSSESAYLLSLCHFRLGDSRSAYEISKPPGFRGVHLGCAFIFAQACFDLEKYKDGITALEKARALWATKCSIGKHSASSRSPYPDAAACSCLLGKLYRALDDKKKAVPCFEEALKANPLMWDAFTALCDMGVNVRIPNVFRFNEPFARNFDLENSTASEPNGPEPLQRKAGMQSASESDPFDAPRPATYHMDPSRNDLFTEPAPNDLMAKFAAAHSRYNGNQGSRNGSDGMETPTGSAPVGAPEPQVSRLGHPSEPPQAPNRRTRGAQAVEPAIFEPPPRLGGYRLGSKRRERTQEQAADPSTDNWSKPTAISSVTDRKRTASGHPVQPRPANGEEPRRSARLNVLPRPPASRANAGATALGTTATRELRKARPPISRIGRPGAAVVGRVVSGNRKPIEENGMDVDQAEAPRFKEPPPMMQAPPPKMTLVEPEPVKIDEALRWILELLKKMATGYLLSSQFRCKDALAAFLSLPRSHQDTPWVLARMGRAQYEQANYAEAEKLFRRLRMLAPTRHEDMEVYSTVLWHLRKETDLSFLAHELVDAVWDSPYAWCALGNAWSLACDHEQALRCFKRAIQLHPKFAYAYTLQGHEHVENEEYDKALTAYRQAISADKRHYNAYYGIGKVFEKLGNWDKALSHYKAALVIHPDHAVLICCVGTVLQRQKQIGQALPYFSRAVELAPRAPEIRHKKARALMATGQFEEAQQELLVLRDLAPDKAQVHFLLGKLSKLLGDKKLAVRHFTIALSLDPKASSQIKQEIEGLENDDCIEDSMVH, encoded by the exons ATGGCACCTAATAGCGCCACGGTCGCCGCATTGCTAAGGCAAACAGTTCACTATCATCTTGACAACTTTGCCTATGACAGCGCCATATTCTTCGCCGAACGCCTGCAGGCCTACGACCCACGCTCCTCCGAATCAGCCTATCTACTATCTCTCTGCCATTTTCGCCTTGGTGATTCCAGATCGGCCTACGAAATCAGCAAGCCACCAGGCTTTCGAGGTGTACACTTGGGATGTGCCTTTATATTTGCGCAGGCCTGTTTTGACCTGGAGAAATACAAGGATGGAATCACAGCtctggagaaggcgagggcaCTGTGGGCTACTAAATGCAGCATCGGAAAACACAGCGCTTCATCAAGATCTCCCTATCCCGACGCCGCGGCGTGCAGCTGTCTTTTAGGAAAGTTATATCGAGCATtggacgacaagaagaaagcgGTACCATGCTTCGAGGAAGCGTTGAAAGCCAACCCTTTGATGTGGGATGCCTTTACCGCGCTTTGCGATATGGGGGTCAACGTCAGGATACCAAATGTTTTCAGGTTTAATGAGCCGTTTGCGCGCAACTTCGACTTAGAAAACAGCACAGCAAGCGAACCGAACGGCCCCGAGCCCCTCCAAAGGAAGGCTGGCATGCAATCAGCCAGCGAGAGTGATCCATTTGACGCCCCCCGTCCTGCAACGTACCATATGGACCCTTCCAGAAACGACTTATTTACCGAACCTGCCCCTAATGACTTGATGGCCAAGTTTGCTGCGGCCCACTCGAGGTACAATGGCAATCAAGGAAGCAGGAATGGATCGGATGGAATGGAAACCCCAACTGGCTCTGCGCCGGTTGGTGCTCCTGAGCCTCAGGTATCACGATTAGGACACCCGTCGGAACCACCACAGGCACCAAACCGTCGGACCCGTGGTGCCCAAGCAGTGGAACCTGCCATCTTCGAACCTCCACCAAGACTTGGTGGTTATCGTTTGGGTtcaaagagaagagaaagaaccCAAGAACAAGCAGCAGATCCATCCACAGATAATTGGTCCAAACCTACCGCGATTTCATCAGTGACCGATAGAAAACGCACAGCATCGGGGCATCCAGTACAGCCACGCCCAGCCAATGGTGAGGAGCCACGGAGGAGTGCGAGACTGAATGTGCTGCCGAGACCACCTGCGTCGAGGGCGAATGCTGGTGCTACGGCTCTGGGGACGACGGCTACCCGAGAACTGAGGAAGGCTAGACCCCCTATTTCTAGGATAGGCCGCCCAGGGGCAGCCGTGGTTGGCAGGGTTGTTAGTGGCAATCGGAAGCCTATTGAGGAAAATGGAATGGATGTCGATCAGGCCGAAGCTCCGCGGTTTAAGGAACCGCCGCCGATGATGCAAGCGCCACCGCCCAAGATGACGCTTGTTGAACCTGAGCCGGTCAAGATTGACGAAGCATTGAGATGGATTCTAGAGCTCTTGAAAAAGATGGCCACTGGATACCTCCTCTCATCACAATTCCGCTGCAAAGACGCGTTGGCGGCGTTTTTGTCGCTCCCTCGCAGCCACCAAGACACCCCATGGGTGTTGGCCCGGATGGGCAGGGCGCAATATGAGCAGGCAAATTATGCTGAAGCCGAAAAGCTATTCAGACGCCTCCGAATGCTAGCCCCTACTCGCCACGAGGACATGGAGGTATACTCAACAGTCCTCTGGCATCTCAGGAAGGAGACTGATCTATCGTTCCTGGCACACGAACTCGTCGACGCCGTATGGGATTCACCCTATGCCTGGTGCGCCTTGGGCAATGCGTGGTCCCTTGCTTGCGATCACGAGCAGGCGCTGCGTTGTTTCAAGCGTGCGATTCAGCTACACCCCAAATTCGCCTACGCGTACACACTCCAAGGACACGAGCACGTAGAGAATGAGGAATATGACAAGGCCCTTACGGCATATCGACAGGCTATTTCAGCCGACAAGCGGCATTACAATGCCTACTACGGAATCGGGAAGGTGTTTGAAAAGTTGGGCAATTGGGACAAGGCGCTGAGTCATTACAAGGCAGCTTTGGTTATCCACCCAGACCACGCTGTCTTGATTTGTTGCGTGGGAACTGTGCTGCAACGGCAGAAGCAGATCGGTCAGGCGCTTCCTTACTTCTCTCGGGCCGTCGAGCTGGCGCCACGGGCACCTGAAATCCGACACAAGAAAGCCCGGGCTCTCATGGCGACTGGTCAGTTCGAAGAAGCGCAGCAGGAGCTTTTGGTTCTGCGAGATCTTGCGCCGGACAAGGCGCAAGTACACTTTTTGCTTGGCAAACTGTCCAAGTTGCTCGGAGACAAGAAGTTGGCAGTGCGCCACTTCACCATTGCTCTGAGTCTAGATCCCAAG GCGAGTTCACAAATCAAACAGGAGATCGAGGGCCTGGAAAATGATGATTGCATAGAGGACTCGATGGTGCATTGA
- a CDS encoding hypothetical protein (EggNog:ENOG503P4KD; COG:J) translates to MFGAFRATNSLSGGLLWKIPWRLSPTQKYRQRQRLKAVDNVVETLSTALAKKGETVKSLERWKAEMPTEAEMLAKDKYTIFDRKEKRYRKGIHKLPKWTRVSQRLNPPGF, encoded by the exons ATGTTTGGGGCCTTCAGAGCGACGAATTCCCTGAGCGGGGGTCTTCTATG GAAGATCCCATGGCGCCTCTCCCCCACGCAAAAGTACCGCCAACGACAGAGGCTAAAGGCCGTCGATAACGTCGTCGAGACACTGAGCACGGCGCTGGCGAAGAAGGGCGAGACGGTCAAGTCGTTGGAGCGGTGGAAGGCCGAGATGCCTACCGAGGCTGAGATGCTGGCGAAGGACAAGTACACCATTTTCGACCGGAAAGAGAAGAGATACCGCAAGGGCATTCACA AACTCCCCAAGTGGACTCGCGTGTCGCAAAGACTCAACCCACCTGGTTTCTAA
- the CBC2 gene encoding nuclear cap binding complex subunit (COG:A; EggNog:ENOG503P268; BUSCO:EOG09264G04), protein MRGVRATVDRLDRPSAYFNNARHKRRRFDKDQRDGDDDTAGMHPENREDDDPLKNATTLYVGNLSFFTTEEQVYELFSKCGEIKRLVMGLDRFNKTPCGFCFVEYYTHQDALDCMKYIGGTKLDERIIRTDLDPGFEEGRQYGRGKSGGQVRDEYREDYDEGRGGLGRAIAREREGRDFVDDGRLR, encoded by the exons ATGAGAGGAGTACGCGCCACAGTAGACCGTCTTGACCGCCCAAGCGCCTACTTTAACAACGCCAGA CACAAGCGAAGACGATTCGACAAGGACCAAcgtgatggcgatgacgacACAGCAGGCATGCACCCCGAGAACCgggaggacgacgacccgTTGAAGAATGCCACCACTCTTTATGTGGGCAACCT gtccttcttcaccaccgagGAGCAAGTGTACGAGCTTTTCAGCAAATGTGGCGAAATCAAGCGATTGGTCATGGGGCTCGACAGATTCAACAAGACGCCGTGTGGGTTCTGCTTTGTTGAGTACTACACACATCAGGATGCGCTGGATTGTATGAAGTATATTGGAGGAACCAAGCTGGACGAACGTATCATTAGAACGGATCTGGATCCTGGTTTCGAGGAGGGCCGACAGTATGGCCGCGGAAAGTCGGGAGGACAGGTGCGTGACGAGTACCGCGAAGATTACGATGAAGGTCGCGGTGGCCTCGGCCGCGCTATTGCGCGGGAGCGTGAAGGCAGGGACTTTGTTGATGACGGACGGCTGAGATAG
- the HHF1_1 gene encoding Histone H4 (EggNog:ENOG503P3ZX; COG:B): MTGRGKGGKGLGKGGAKRHRKILRDNIQGITKPAIRRLARRGGVKRISAMIYEETRGVLKSFLEGVIRDAVTYTEHAKRKTVTSLDVVYALKRQGRTLYGFGG, from the exons ATGACTGGCC GTGGAAAGGGTGGCAAGGGTCTCGGCAAGGGCGGTGCCAAGCGTCACAGAAAGATTCTTCGTGACAACATCCAGGGCATCACCAAGCCCGCTATCCGCCGTCTTGCTCGTCGTGGTGGTGTCAAGCGTATTTCTGCTA TGATCTACGAGGAGACCCGTGGCGTCCTCAAGTCCTTCCTCGAGGGTGTCATCCGTGACGCCGTCACCTACACCGAGCACGCCAAGCGCAAGACCGTCACCTCTCTCGACGTTGTCTACGCCCTCAAGCGCCAAGGCCGCACTCTCTACGGTTTCGGTGGTTAA